The Sporosarcina luteola genome contains a region encoding:
- a CDS encoding reverse transcriptase domain-containing protein encodes MQSNRPDFKLHTSPSSAKINWSKYKTRYYLHFDTPIDIMHIKDQIQDPKWVSSYAFLPSIHFTITFNKYVTISKDKSLPLHLRKEKKKKKRQIYYAAHKDRFIYKYYGDRLNDAYNYYAKEYGIDETAIAYRNNKPGCNTVDFAYEVFDFLYQQEQAVIMSIDFTKFFDNINHRFLKNNIKTVLGVNELPDDWYKVYKNLTQYTYVNKSKIDNYLKQAYGIKRLKKLIQSKQLKKIMNPADFRVFKKENLYKNKKPYGIPQGSGMSAVCSNVHLIAFDQDIKRWAEQHDALYRRYCDDMILIIPVSGTSSQNISILKDSILSKVLSYEEQGLKIQEEKTEIRLYDGRRIVDEQNKDSSLDYLGFVTDGQVIRLREKSLFKYYYRAYRKADTSRRIALATKRKGPRKELYSIYTHLGFKYKEYGNFTTYANNAHKMMSQLKVESQINKQVKRHWNKIHKRL; translated from the coding sequence ATGCAGAGTAATAGGCCTGATTTTAAATTACATACCTCCCCTAGCTCTGCCAAAATTAATTGGTCGAAATACAAAACGAGGTACTATCTACACTTTGATACTCCGATTGATATTATGCATATTAAGGATCAAATTCAAGATCCAAAATGGGTATCCTCTTATGCTTTTTTACCGTCCATACATTTCACCATCACATTTAATAAATATGTAACCATTTCTAAAGATAAGAGCTTACCCCTTCATTTGCGTAAAGAGAAAAAGAAGAAAAAGCGACAAATATATTACGCTGCTCATAAGGATCGTTTTATCTACAAGTATTATGGAGACAGACTTAATGATGCTTACAATTACTATGCCAAAGAATATGGCATTGATGAGACTGCAATAGCGTATCGCAATAATAAGCCTGGTTGTAATACTGTAGATTTTGCTTATGAGGTATTCGATTTCTTATATCAACAAGAGCAGGCAGTCATAATGTCGATTGACTTCACCAAATTTTTTGATAACATAAATCATCGTTTTCTAAAAAACAATATTAAAACGGTTTTAGGTGTTAATGAATTACCAGATGATTGGTATAAGGTTTACAAAAATCTAACACAGTATACATACGTAAACAAATCTAAGATTGATAATTACTTAAAGCAAGCTTACGGTATTAAGCGATTAAAAAAGTTAATTCAGTCGAAACAACTTAAAAAGATTATGAATCCTGCAGATTTCCGGGTATTTAAGAAAGAAAATCTGTATAAAAACAAAAAGCCTTATGGTATTCCTCAGGGATCTGGTATGAGTGCCGTCTGTTCTAATGTCCATCTAATCGCATTTGATCAAGATATTAAGAGATGGGCTGAACAACACGATGCTTTATATCGAAGGTATTGTGATGATATGATTTTGATCATTCCTGTATCTGGCACAAGTTCACAGAATATATCTATTTTAAAGGACAGCATTCTTTCCAAGGTATTATCGTACGAAGAGCAAGGACTTAAAATTCAAGAAGAGAAGACAGAAATTCGTTTATATGATGGACGAAGAATAGTCGATGAACAAAATAAAGACAGTTCATTGGATTATTTAGGGTTTGTTACAGATGGACAAGTTATTCGGTTACGGGAAAAGAGTCTTTTTAAATATTATTATCGGGCATATCGAAAAGCAGATACAAGTCGACGCATTGCTTTAGCTACAAAACGGAAAGGCCCAAGGAAAGAATTATACTCAATTTATACACACTTAGGATTTAAATATAAAGAATACGGAAATTTCACCACCTATGCCAATAATGCTCATAAAATGATGTCCCAGTTAAAAGTAGAGAGCCAGATAAATAAGCAAGTGAAAAGGCATTGGAATAAAATACATAAACGATTGTAA
- a CDS encoding ABC transporter substrate-binding protein, which translates to MKRTFTLLFLTMIVFALILSGCGGKKAKKGNREIIVAAISEPDSVDVHRTSSMGDANSALYDPLMKYDDNGNIVGNLVKEYTVSPDGKEVTFELKEVVEFHSGKPVNAEAVKKSFERLMESSPFKTNAGDISKIEVVSEYVFKITWNEPFAPFFTNATSDYLSPIDVSVLDSNGEGFEKNPSATGALKLKEIKRGDSLVYEPSDKYDWGKEGPGFDKVTYRFIPDEETRILEFKKGNVDVLGSVPYQYIEELEKEDGVTIVRVPNYVLSYLGWNNKKPIFQDVRVRQAIAMAIDRDAIISNTFRGEAKPVFGPLPPATFGYSEKIEEMARSKYAKDLDKAKQLLSEAGWKDKNKDGIVMKDGKPFKVDLWVDDDPANQRAAQIIQNQLKEIGIDLSISVKESATIIEQTPKGAHDMLLWGFGWLDADVLNFLLFGEGKSTRLHYEVEEIYSLLEKGALEMDQEKRLKLYEDAQKLLVEQSPWVPLYVKENITAIRNFEEFEIHPRRNLIMWENVKVAK; encoded by the coding sequence ATGAAAAGGACTTTCACTCTCTTATTTCTCACAATGATTGTCTTCGCACTAATCCTTTCCGGCTGCGGAGGGAAAAAAGCGAAGAAGGGCAACCGAGAGATTATCGTTGCAGCGATTTCGGAACCGGATTCTGTGGATGTGCATCGAACATCGTCGATGGGGGATGCGAACTCTGCTTTGTACGATCCTTTGATGAAGTATGACGATAACGGGAATATCGTCGGGAATTTAGTGAAGGAGTATACGGTTTCGCCGGATGGCAAGGAAGTGACGTTCGAGCTGAAAGAGGTTGTCGAATTTCATTCCGGAAAGCCTGTGAACGCGGAAGCGGTGAAGAAGTCGTTTGAACGGTTGATGGAGTCTTCGCCGTTCAAAACGAATGCAGGAGACATTAGCAAAATAGAAGTTGTCAGCGAATATGTATTCAAGATTACGTGGAATGAGCCGTTTGCGCCGTTCTTCACGAATGCGACGTCGGATTACTTATCTCCGATCGACGTGTCTGTGCTTGATAGCAACGGGGAAGGGTTTGAGAAAAATCCGAGTGCTACGGGGGCTTTGAAGCTTAAGGAAATCAAACGTGGGGATTCGTTAGTTTACGAACCAAGTGATAAATATGACTGGGGTAAAGAAGGACCTGGCTTTGACAAAGTGACATACCGTTTTATTCCAGATGAAGAGACTCGGATCTTGGAGTTCAAAAAAGGGAATGTGGATGTTTTAGGAAGCGTTCCTTATCAATATATCGAAGAGCTTGAGAAGGAAGACGGCGTGACGATTGTACGGGTTCCGAATTACGTATTAAGTTACCTCGGTTGGAATAACAAGAAACCAATATTCCAAGACGTGCGCGTGAGACAAGCGATCGCAATGGCGATTGATCGTGATGCGATCATTTCGAACACATTCAGGGGCGAGGCGAAGCCAGTGTTTGGTCCATTGCCTCCAGCGACATTTGGCTATAGCGAGAAGATCGAAGAAATGGCGCGCAGCAAATATGCAAAGGATCTTGATAAAGCAAAACAATTATTATCAGAGGCAGGCTGGAAAGACAAGAATAAAGACGGCATCGTCATGAAAGACGGCAAGCCGTTCAAAGTGGATCTTTGGGTGGATGATGATCCGGCAAACCAACGTGCGGCCCAGATCATTCAAAATCAATTGAAGGAAATCGGTATCGACCTCTCCATTTCGGTAAAAGAATCAGCGACGATCATCGAACAGACGCCGAAGGGTGCTCATGATATGCTGCTCTGGGGTTTTGGCTGGCTTGACGCAGATGTATTGAACTTCCTTCTATTCGGGGAAGGGAAATCTACTCGCCTGCATTATGAAGTCGAAGAAATCTATAGCCTTTTAGAAAAAGGTGCGCTTGAAATGGATCAGGAGAAACGATTGAAACTGTATGAGGATGCACAAAAGCTGTTAGTTGAGCAATCTCCTTGGGTACCGCTTTATGTGAAAGAGAATATTACGGCAATCCGGAATTTCGAGGAATTCGAGATTCAT